CGCCGATAGCGACGCGTTCCAGGAATACGATCGCCGCACAGCTCATCGGCCTCAAAGCATTTCGGGCAGAAACGAAGCGTATTCCTGAGCAGCAGGGCCTGTTCAAATGTCTGCCCGAACAGCGTTGTGGACCGATAAGACGTAACTGCGGTCGCATGGCGTGTCAGCTGCTCGCTTGGTAAGCCTACCAAAGACGAAAGCATTAACATGGCGTCGGGCTTTCCGTGATTCAGGCCGTGGAACGACAATCCATAAGCCTTACAGAAGTAGCTTAAGCGGACCCATGCGGTTGGTTTTCGCGAGACGGGAAAGGTAACTTGGAAGGACCTCGTCTGCGAAGAGTGGAACTTGCAACATCGTTTACTCATCTCCCAATTTAATTCTGTGTGAGGTCTGGCGGCTTGAGTTCGGTCCATTCATCGCGTCGTTGTCAGTCTTCCGTTTTCATCGACCTCTCGAACGATGTTGAACCAGTCTTCGGCGATGAAAACATTGGTGTTGTCATCGCAGTTGCTAAGCCGTCGATACCCGTCAGCGAAGTGATCGTGGTTGATGACTTTGTGGTGGAAGGTCTTGTCATCGAAGATGGCGCTTTGAATTGAGAGCTTCATCAATTGCACGACCATGCCGAACCGCTGTAGACCGCCGTGCATGAGCCGCGTGATGAATTTCCTGGTAGGTTTGAACGAGGGTGCGAAACCGACGGTGGAACACAGCTCATTCAAAACCGATGCTACGAAGGGGATTTCGTGCTCCGTAAGCAATTCCATCTCGACGACACGGGTTCTCCGCGATGTTTGCTGATGAGGGTCAGCCTCGATGACGCCCATCATGTCATCCACGCCGCTCAGGATTAGCCAAACTGGCCAAGTGTCAGACTGCATGATGGCTTTGATCTGGTTGGCCGGGTGCTCTTTGGACTTGCTCGTTGGGGCGTGGAGAACGTGCTGAAATTCATCAAAGAAGACGATCTTGTACTCTTTGACCATCAAAGCGTCCCGCAGCTTGTCCCAAATTGCGGTTTCGTTTTTGAGCGCGCCGCCTGGGTAGCCCGCTGCCTTGAGGGCATGCTCACCGAGTGACTTCATCGAACATCCGGCAGGTGTTTTTACCCACAAGCAGGCCTGCTTTTTGTTGCCGTACTGATCGACGTAAGGCTGGAGACCGGGGTGGGTTTTGAGCCGATGGCGGATCATTGTGCTCTTCCCGCTGCCGGATTTGCCCGGCACGGCAATCGCATATCCCTCTGGCATATTGCCCGCCGCGATCTCGGAGATCATGATGCTGAACTCGAGACTGAATTTGTCGTCCATCTTGGTCGCAACATAGAAATTCTCGAGCTTGGCAAGAAGCTCGGAGCGCATGAGTTGCGCCGGGTCCATGGTGGAACGAAGGAACTCAAGCATCGAGTTGGCAGGGTGGGGGTTCATGAGATCACTCCTTCGTTTCGACACGCAGATTGACTGCGTCGATGTCCAGTTCGTCGTCATCATCCACGGCTGGAGTGGACGAGGGGGAGTTCTTTGTTGTCTTGGGTTTGATCTTCTGACGAACGTCACGTGCTGTGCGCTTATCGTTCGGCTCTTCCAGGACATCCGGGTCAAAGGTTCCGGTTGGGTTCATAGGGTCGTCCCCCGAGACGCTAGCGAGAAGGTCGGTGGTGCCGTCTGAGACCGGGCGCTGGGACGGATCAGCGAAGTCGATGTAGAGGTGCTTGGACCACTCCCCGTTCATCATGTTCTTGCGTTCGAAGTTTTTGATGGTTTTGTCGGTAATCAGCGGACCACCGATGTCGTGTGCCAGCCGCGTTTGTTCAGCGGTCTTTTCGATGGCGGCCAACGCGTCGGCGACGATCTGACGCGCGCGCTCCTTACCAGGTGCGCGCTCTCCGAACTTCTTGCGGAGATAGATGACCGTCTCCATCCACTCCGGGACCGATACTCCTTTGAAGCCTTCGAATGTGGCGTATGCGTCGTACCAATTGTCGTCGCGGGGGTCTTTGAAGGAGATTGCCCACATGTCTCGATCGTTCATCCGTACTTCCACTTCACAATTGAGCTTGTGCATCACGAGGTCATCGAGCTCCCTTGATGCGTAAGTGTTTCCAAGGATAGTGATCCCGCGACGGCCGATCGTTCGAAAGAGACGGATGCCAAAGATGTCTCGATACTGCTCCACAGTGGGAGGAGGCGGAACAGCGCGCTCCTGTTGAGAGCCACGGTACCAGCGCTCCAGCGGCGTCTCGCCGCTCAGGGATCGGTGTGGCGTGTTGTGATAGCAAACGACGATGAGCTGTACGAGAAGCTCGCACAGCATCTCGCGAGTGATGTGAGCGTGCTTCTCTGGCTTGTATTGTCCCTTCAGCAGAATGTTCCCAAAAGTCTGCCCCGAAAAGAAGTGCATGTATCGGGTAGACAACGACTGAAAAAACCTTTCGACGCGGCCCCGCAGATGGGGATGCTTGCTTGGAGGAATCGCATGTTTGCCAGTGAGAGCCTGCACGACGAGAGGGAACTCCTCGTTTGCGAAGCCTGCTCCAGCATCAGTGTGTACGCGGTCGGGAACGCCACACTGAGGCCATTCGATCGCCTCCTGTGAAAGCGCGGTCGTGTATTCCTTGTCACGGACGGCCATGGCCAAGGTGGCAATGGATTCTGCCGCACAAGGTGCGCCAGCAAGAACACGCATCCCGAGGATCGAACGAGAGTATGCGTCGAGAGCGACACAAATCCAAACGCGCTCGATTTTTTTGATCCGGTCCTGGATGTTCAGGTCGAGCAACTCCCAGAACCCGAACATTTCGCAAATGACCATGAGGTTAATGTTCTGTTCATCCATCTCCACGATATGGAGGGGATAGCGCGGCTGAAGGCCTTTGCGGCTAATGGCGTGCTGACGTGTGGTGAGTTGATGGTCCTTGTCACGAGCGAGTTTTACGACGAACTCGTCCATCGCCTTCACCATGCGACGGAAGGTGCCATACGAGCAAAGCCGGCCCGGCTTGTCATCGACCAATTCACGCCGCGCATGATCGCGTGCCAGCTTTGAGTATGCTGCCCACATATTCGGGACGTTTTCGCTCAAATATTCGTGGATGTAGGTGCCGAAATACTTCAGTTCTTCTGCGGAGAAACTGCTG
The DNA window shown above is from Agrobacterium tumefaciens and carries:
- a CDS encoding TniB family NTP-binding protein; translated protein: MNPHPANSMLEFLRSTMDPAQLMRSELLAKLENFYVATKMDDKFSLEFSIMISEIAAGNMPEGYAIAVPGKSGSGKSTMIRHRLKTHPGLQPYVDQYGNKKQACLWVKTPAGCSMKSLGEHALKAAGYPGGALKNETAIWDKLRDALMVKEYKIVFFDEFQHVLHAPTSKSKEHPANQIKAIMQSDTWPVWLILSGVDDMMGVIEADPHQQTSRRTRVVEMELLTEHEIPFVASVLNELCSTVGFAPSFKPTRKFITRLMHGGLQRFGMVVQLMKLSIQSAIFDDKTFHHKVINHDHFADGYRRLSNCDDNTNVFIAEDWFNIVREVDENGRLTTTR
- a CDS encoding DDE-type integrase/transposase/recombinase, with the protein product MTKKKHDPQKVTYTEIGTDDRIEFFGRPCRFDERLEEGVVIKSDDDRPQNTIVLAWSEIREYIHRDQLVIERHYFSKESAIKRAAKRSLDKLREDVALKTVAVRQFLEELEEGTLTKSDDDIKQFLRKFRLENASLIEKADDARKERGNKKRGIVSLRQFRRWVKDFQNGNRLDGSLVWKHRGRVAFGSSFSAEELKYFGTYIHEYLSENVPNMWAAYSKLARDHARRELVDDKPGRLCSYGTFRRMVKAMDEFVVKLARDKDHQLTTRQHAISRKGLQPRYPLHIVEMDEQNINLMVICEMFGFWELLDLNIQDRIKKIERVWICVALDAYSRSILGMRVLAGAPCAAESIATLAMAVRDKEYTTALSQEAIEWPQCGVPDRVHTDAGAGFANEEFPLVVQALTGKHAIPPSKHPHLRGRVERFFQSLSTRYMHFFSGQTFGNILLKGQYKPEKHAHITREMLCELLVQLIVVCYHNTPHRSLSGETPLERWYRGSQQERAVPPPPTVEQYRDIFGIRLFRTIGRRGITILGNTYASRELDDLVMHKLNCEVEVRMNDRDMWAISFKDPRDDNWYDAYATFEGFKGVSVPEWMETVIYLRKKFGERAPGKERARQIVADALAAIEKTAEQTRLAHDIGGPLITDKTIKNFERKNMMNGEWSKHLYIDFADPSQRPVSDGTTDLLASVSGDDPMNPTGTFDPDVLEEPNDKRTARDVRQKIKPKTTKNSPSSTPAVDDDDELDIDAVNLRVETKE